The Rattus rattus isolate New Zealand chromosome 1, Rrattus_CSIRO_v1, whole genome shotgun sequence genome includes a region encoding these proteins:
- the Jrk gene encoding jerky protein homolog: MASKQAAAKGKGEKRKRVVLTLKEKIDICSRLERGESRKALMQEYNVGMSTLYDIKAHKAQLLRFFASSDSRQALEQRRTLHTPKLEHLDRVLYEWFLVKRAEGIPVSGPMLIEKAKDFYKQMRLTEPCVFSGGWLWRFKARHGIKKLDASSEKQVADPQAAEQFCGFFRSLAAEHGLSPEQVYSADETGLVWRCLPNSTPDDGTVPRFKQGKDRLTVLMCANATGSHRIKPLAIGKGGGPRAFRGIQHLPVAYKAQGNAWVDKEIFSDWFHHIFVPSVREHFRTIGLPEDSKAILLLDHSRAHPQESELVSENVFTIFLPSSVTSLLQPTEQGIRRAFMRLFINPPVALQGFPTRHNVNDAIVNVACAWNAVPSQVFRRAWRKLWPTVPFTEGSSSGEEAECCSIKPHKTFAHILELVKEGPSCSGSRLQDSRVEERLVSGRDMNEAPAVVVPSQATGCAEKSEKDAGEDEETVWEQAATSFEALVRFAERQPCFSVQEVGQLQALHTVFRRQQQLRQPRVALRAVIKLEALQEHPGVCMATAHSALPCSSTASDN; the protein is encoded by the coding sequence ATGGCCTCCAAGCAGGCTGCTGCCAAGGGCAAGGGGGAGAAGCGGAAGCGAGTGGTGCTGACCCTGAAGGAAAAGATTGACATCTGCAGTCGGCTGGAGCGCGGGGAGAGTAGGAAGGCACTGATGCAGGAGTATAACGTGGGCATGTCCACTCTGTACGACATCAAAGCCCACAAGGCCCAGCTACTCAGGTTCTTTGCCAGCTCAGACTCTCGCCAGGCACTGGAGCAGCGGCGTACCCTGCACACCCCAAAGCTGGAGCACCTGGACCGGGTACTCTATGAGTGGTTCCTGGTGAAGCGTGCCGAGGGCATCCCCGTATCCGGCCCTATGCTCATCGAAAAGGCCAAGGACTTCTATAAGCAGATGCGGCTGACAGAGCCCTGTGTGTTCTCTGGAGGGTGGCTTTGGCGCTTCAAGGCCAGACACGGCATTAAAAAGCTCGACGCCTCTAGTGAGAAGCAGGTGGCCGACCCCCAAGCCGCTGAGCAGTTCTGCGGCTTTTTCAGGAGCCTGGCAGCTGAGCATGGGCTGTCTCCTGAGCAGGTGTACAGCGCTGATGAGACTGGTCTGGTCTGGCGCTGCTTGCCAAATTCTACCCCGGATGATGGGACTGTGCCCCGCTTCAAACAGGGCAAGGACAGGCTGACGGTCTTGATGTGCGCCAATGCCACAGGCTCCCACAGAATCAAGCCCTTGGCCATTGGGAAGGGTGGCGGCCCCAGAGCCTTCAGAGGCATCCAGCACCTGCCTGTTGCTTACAAGGCCCAGGGTAATGCCTGGGTAGACAAGGAGATTTTCTCAGACTGGTTCCATCATATTTTTGTCCCCTCAGTGAGAGAGCACTTTCGAACCATAGGCTTACCAGAAGACAGCAAGGCCATTCTCTTGCTGGACCATTCCCGGGCCCACCCACAGGAATCGGAGCTGGTGTCAGAGAATGTCTTCACTATCTTCCTGCCCTCCAGTGTGACTTCCCTACTGCAGCCCACAGAGCAAGGCATTCGAAGAGCCTTCATGAGGCTCTTCATTAACCCTCCTGTGGCCTTACAGGGCTTCCCCACCCGCCACAACGTGAATGATGCCATAGTCAATGTGGCCTGTGCCTGGAATGCTGTGCCTAGCCAGGTCTTCAGGCGGGCCTGGAGGAAACTGTGGCCCACTGTCCCATTCACTGAAGGTTCCTCCTCTGGGGAGGAAGCAGAGTGCTGTAGCATCAAGCCTCACAAGACTTTCGCACACATCCTTGAGCTTGTAAAAGAAGGGCCCTCTTGTTCTGGCAGCAGGCTTCAGGACAGCAGGGTTGAAGAGCGGCTTGTGTCAGGGAGGGACATGAATGAGGCCCCTGCTGTTGTGGTGCCGTCCCAGGCCACTGGGTGTGCagaaaagtcagagaaagatgctggtgaggatgaggagacaGTCTGGGAGCAGGCAGCCACATCCTTCGAGGCACTCGTGCGCTTTGCAGAGCGGCAGCCATGTTTCAGTGTGCAAGAGGTGGGGCAGCTGCAGGCGCTGCACACAGTATTCAGGAGACAGCAGCAGCTGAGGCAGCCTCGTGTGGCTCTCAGGGCTGTGATCAAACTTGAGGCCCTTCAGGAGCACCCTGGTGTGTGCATGGCCACAGCCCACTCTGCCTTGCCTTGCTCATCTACAGCAAGTGACAACTAG